One window of the Pseudofrankia sp. DC12 genome contains the following:
- a CDS encoding glycosyltransferase family 2 protein, with protein MTEHTVKPERYPATHPSSNAASGSTVRGGPADAVRARRRQTGPEVWRPRATVPRSAGPRPAAPVERDQPLVSVVMPCLNERDSVGRCVRAARAGLAAAGVPGEVVVADNGSTDGSRRVAAQAGAWVVREPRRGYGNAYLAGFAAARGHYLVMGDSDCSYDFGELPRLLDPLRGGRADYVLGSRFAGDIRPGAMPWTHRRIGNPVLTRMLNRLFGLRTTDAHSGMRAFTRAAYERMAPRQGGMELASELVVAAAASGLRVREVPITYHPRTGTSKLHSLRDAARHVRFMLGYAARLRAGKPPACTPGNGVDPRP; from the coding sequence GTGACCGAGCACACCGTCAAGCCGGAGCGATACCCGGCCACGCACCCCAGTTCGAACGCCGCCAGCGGCTCCACGGTCCGCGGCGGCCCGGCCGACGCCGTCCGCGCGCGACGCCGTCAGACCGGGCCGGAGGTCTGGCGGCCGCGCGCCACGGTGCCGCGCTCCGCCGGACCCAGGCCGGCCGCGCCCGTGGAACGGGACCAGCCGCTGGTGTCCGTGGTGATGCCGTGCCTGAACGAGCGTGACTCGGTCGGGCGGTGCGTCCGCGCGGCCCGTGCGGGGCTCGCCGCGGCCGGGGTGCCGGGGGAGGTGGTCGTCGCCGACAACGGCTCCACCGACGGCTCGCGGCGGGTCGCGGCGCAGGCCGGCGCCTGGGTCGTGCGCGAGCCTCGTCGCGGCTACGGCAACGCCTACCTGGCCGGGTTCGCCGCCGCCCGCGGCCACTACCTGGTGATGGGCGACTCGGACTGCTCCTATGACTTCGGCGAGCTGCCCCGGCTGCTGGACCCGCTGCGCGGCGGCCGGGCCGACTATGTGCTCGGCTCCCGGTTCGCCGGCGATATCCGGCCCGGCGCGATGCCCTGGACGCACCGGCGGATCGGGAACCCGGTGCTCACCCGAATGCTCAACCGGCTGTTCGGGCTGCGCACCACCGACGCGCACTCGGGTATGCGGGCGTTCACCCGCGCCGCCTACGAGCGGATGGCGCCGCGCCAGGGCGGGATGGAGCTGGCCTCCGAGCTGGTGGTCGCCGCGGCGGCCAGCGGGCTGCGGGTCCGGGAGGTACCGATTACCTACCACCCGCGGACGGGTACCTCGAAGCTGCACTCGCTGCGCGACGCCGCCCGCCATGTCCGCTTCATGCTCGGCTATGCCGCCCGCCTGCGCGCAGGGAAGCCGCCCGCCTGCACGCCGGGAAACGGGGTGGACCCGCGTCCGTAA
- a CDS encoding FHA domain-containing protein, translated as MVGLDRFRVVVEAGRGQETGVVVRLPGVLIVARVGRPRTAETARRLLDLCAEVAAEPGDSASTGRRLVRRVAGLLAAADPEDVPDFALLTAIGERIAALVHGAMDVAAAGSSPVNLSGIESATWVDRLLPDGITHLHIAPSDRPDGSGLPGEGSEVTGTGLGFPLDLRVGAVPGIGASLLPAREAPLPTPRSAAGDLLSNYGSPREPATAAERIPLPVDRIPEQQSMAPPPLTPLLTKEEQAHRAQSGSEPTQAADFDELEFDEFDEDPPTELARPVPGPGGHHDARAHGELTEDDDSEALTQLPGQTFTVSDLIEDDDAPTMLPDNGQAQVEGVLCPNGHFNHPQAPYCADCGASLSAQESQSVWRPRPSIGVLVFDDGQTIPLDIDLVIGRQPDRDDAVRAGKARPLAVEDGESAVSRVHAVITLNGWDAVITDRGSANGTYIAPPEATVWTPLEPNQPAPLVSGTRVQVGKRTFVFNGQVNV; from the coding sequence ATGGTGGGACTGGACCGTTTCCGGGTGGTCGTGGAGGCGGGCCGCGGCCAGGAGACCGGGGTGGTGGTCCGGCTGCCCGGTGTCCTCATCGTCGCGAGGGTGGGCCGGCCGCGGACGGCCGAGACAGCCCGCCGGCTGCTGGACCTGTGCGCCGAGGTCGCCGCCGAGCCGGGTGACTCGGCCAGCACCGGCCGTCGCCTGGTCCGCCGGGTCGCGGGGCTGCTGGCCGCCGCAGACCCGGAGGACGTGCCCGACTTCGCGCTGCTGACCGCCATCGGCGAGCGGATCGCCGCGCTGGTGCACGGCGCGATGGACGTCGCCGCGGCCGGCTCCAGCCCCGTCAACCTGTCCGGGATCGAGTCGGCCACCTGGGTGGACCGCCTGTTGCCTGACGGAATCACCCATCTGCATATCGCCCCGAGCGACCGGCCCGACGGCTCCGGGCTGCCGGGCGAAGGCTCCGAGGTGACCGGCACCGGCCTCGGGTTCCCGCTGGACCTCCGGGTCGGCGCGGTTCCGGGCATCGGCGCGAGCCTGCTGCCCGCCCGGGAGGCGCCGCTGCCGACCCCCCGTTCCGCGGCCGGCGACCTGCTGTCCAACTACGGCTCGCCGCGGGAGCCGGCGACCGCCGCGGAGCGCATCCCGCTGCCGGTCGACCGCATCCCGGAGCAGCAGTCGATGGCCCCGCCGCCGCTGACACCGCTGCTCACCAAGGAGGAGCAGGCACACCGGGCCCAGTCGGGGTCGGAGCCGACTCAGGCGGCCGACTTCGACGAGCTGGAGTTCGACGAGTTCGACGAGGACCCGCCCACCGAGCTCGCCCGTCCGGTGCCCGGCCCGGGCGGCCACCACGACGCCCGCGCGCACGGCGAGCTCACCGAGGACGACGACAGCGAGGCGCTGACCCAGCTGCCGGGCCAGACGTTCACGGTCTCCGACCTGATCGAGGACGATGACGCGCCGACGATGCTGCCGGACAACGGCCAGGCGCAGGTCGAGGGCGTGCTGTGCCCGAACGGGCATTTCAACCATCCGCAGGCCCCGTACTGCGCGGACTGCGGCGCCTCGCTGTCCGCCCAGGAGAGCCAGTCCGTGTGGCGGCCGCGGCCGTCGATCGGTGTGCTCGTCTTCGACGACGGCCAGACCATCCCGCTCGACATCGATCTGGTCATCGGCCGCCAGCCCGACCGGGACGACGCCGTGCGGGCCGGGAAGGCCCGGCCGCTGGCCGTCGAGGACGGCGAGAGCGCGGTCTCCCGGGTGCACGCCGTCATCACCCTGAACGGGTGGGACGCGGTGATCACCGACCGCGGCTCCGCCAACGGCACCTACATCGCCCCGCCCGAGGCGACCGTGTGGACCCCGCTGGAGCCGAACCAGCCGGCGCCGCTGGTGTCCGGCACCCGCGTGCAGGTGGGCAAGCGCACCTTCGTCTTCAACGGCCAGGTCAACGTCTGA
- a CDS encoding DUF305 domain-containing protein gives MADNGIVSAQHTEAPTDGVPAPSVPADDLPARAVPADDAAPAQGRRSRLLWAPLVLVLSAALVAAGFGLRGLTNGAPGNGSVDAGFLRDMSEHHGQAVQMGMLEFSHGADPPSVAMGQDIALTQQREVGVMGSWLADWGLTQSTVGAPMTWMGGTGPASEDMAHMPGMAGGGSLGTPVGTDGVRMPGMAGDSELAALAASRGRDSDVRFLTLMIHHHRGGVLMAQYAAQHAGQDKVRALARAMVVVQSAEIQQMEFDLQRLGAPQA, from the coding sequence GTGGCAGACAACGGGATCGTTTCCGCGCAGCACACCGAGGCGCCGACCGACGGCGTGCCGGCACCCAGCGTGCCAGCAGACGACCTGCCAGCGCGGGCCGTGCCGGCGGACGACGCGGCGCCGGCCCAGGGACGCCGCTCCCGGCTGCTCTGGGCCCCGCTCGTCCTGGTGCTGTCGGCAGCCCTCGTCGCAGCCGGGTTCGGGCTGCGCGGGCTGACGAACGGCGCGCCGGGCAACGGCTCGGTGGACGCCGGCTTCCTGCGCGACATGTCCGAGCACCACGGCCAGGCCGTGCAGATGGGGATGCTGGAGTTCAGCCACGGCGCGGACCCGCCGTCGGTCGCGATGGGCCAGGACATCGCGCTCACCCAGCAACGCGAGGTCGGCGTCATGGGCTCGTGGCTGGCCGACTGGGGCCTCACACAGTCGACCGTGGGCGCACCGATGACCTGGATGGGTGGCACCGGCCCGGCCAGCGAGGACATGGCCCACATGCCCGGGATGGCGGGTGGGGGCTCGCTGGGCACTCCGGTCGGGACGGATGGGGTGCGGATGCCGGGGATGGCCGGTGACTCGGAGCTGGCGGCGCTGGCGGCCTCCCGCGGCAGGGACTCCGACGTGCGGTTCCTCACGCTCATGATCCACCACCATCGCGGCGGGGTCCTGATGGCGCAGTACGCGGCCCAGCACGCCGGCCAGGACAAGGTGCGCGCGCTGGCGAGGGCGATGGTCGTCGTCCAGTCCGCCGAGATCCAGCAGATGGAGTTCGACCTCCAGCGGCTCGGCGCGCCGCAGGCGTAG